The following are encoded in a window of Solibacillus sp. FSL R7-0668 genomic DNA:
- the uvrC gene encoding excinuclease ABC subunit UvrC → MNAIIKAKLEILPAEPGCYLMKDRQGTIIYVGKAKILKNRVRSYFTGSHDGKTARLVSEIEDFEYIVTSSNLEALILELNLIKLHDPKYNIKLTDDKTYPYIKITNERHPRLITTRKIKKDKAKYFGPYPNAYAANETKKLLDRLYPLRKCTHMPNQVCLYYHLGQCLAPCVKDIEKQIYDEMIEAITKFLNGGVDEIKEELQQKMLEAAENLEFERAKEFRDLITHIESIMQKQKMVSDDLTNRDVFGYAVEKGWMCVQVFFVRQGKLIERDVSVFPIYNEPEEEFLTFVGRFYEPSNHLLPKEIFVPHTIDESILQKLLNTKVIIPKRGSKKELVDLAMKNAGIAIQEKFQLIERQEERTIGACEALAEAMNISIPLRIEAFDNSHMHGADPVSALVVFIDGKPAKKEYRKYKTREAAKHDDYGAMAEVVRRRYTRVLRENLPLPDLIVIDGGKGQMEVAREVIEDELGLIIPIAGLAKDDKHNTSQLLFGNPPEVVPLKRTSDGFYLLQRIQDEVHRFAITFLRQQRQTNAIQSVLDEIDGVGPKRKQQLMKHFGSVKKIREASELQLHEAGMPPKLAEAIYQHFHNPSLKSN, encoded by the coding sequence ATGAATGCAATCATTAAAGCAAAATTAGAAATTTTACCGGCTGAACCCGGCTGCTATCTAATGAAGGACCGCCAAGGCACAATCATTTACGTGGGCAAGGCAAAGATACTAAAAAACCGTGTGCGCTCGTACTTTACAGGCAGTCATGATGGAAAAACAGCGCGCCTAGTAAGTGAAATTGAGGACTTTGAATATATTGTTACGTCCAGTAATTTAGAGGCACTCATTTTAGAGCTTAATCTTATTAAGCTTCATGATCCAAAATATAATATTAAACTAACTGATGATAAGACATACCCATATATCAAAATTACAAACGAACGTCATCCACGACTCATTACAACGCGTAAAATCAAAAAGGATAAGGCAAAATATTTTGGCCCTTACCCAAATGCTTATGCAGCGAATGAAACAAAAAAGCTATTAGACCGCTTGTATCCTCTTCGAAAGTGTACACATATGCCCAATCAAGTTTGTCTGTATTATCATTTAGGACAATGCTTAGCACCGTGTGTAAAGGATATCGAGAAACAAATATATGATGAAATGATTGAAGCGATTACCAAGTTTTTAAATGGCGGGGTCGATGAAATTAAAGAGGAACTCCAGCAAAAAATGCTTGAGGCGGCGGAAAATTTAGAGTTTGAGCGAGCGAAGGAATTTCGTGACTTGATCACCCATATTGAGAGTATTATGCAAAAGCAAAAAATGGTGTCGGACGATTTAACCAATCGCGATGTATTTGGCTATGCCGTTGAAAAAGGCTGGATGTGTGTGCAAGTGTTTTTTGTGCGCCAAGGGAAGCTAATTGAGCGAGATGTATCGGTTTTTCCGATTTACAATGAGCCAGAAGAGGAGTTCCTAACCTTTGTTGGACGTTTTTATGAGCCTTCGAATCATCTTTTGCCGAAAGAAATTTTTGTCCCTCATACAATTGACGAATCGATTTTGCAAAAGCTTTTAAATACAAAGGTAATCATTCCGAAACGAGGTTCGAAAAAAGAGCTCGTTGATTTAGCAATGAAAAATGCAGGCATAGCCATTCAAGAAAAATTCCAGCTAATTGAACGTCAAGAAGAGCGAACAATTGGTGCCTGTGAAGCATTGGCAGAAGCGATGAATATTTCGATTCCTTTACGAATTGAAGCGTTTGATAATAGCCATATGCACGGAGCGGATCCCGTGTCAGCGCTGGTTGTTTTTATAGATGGGAAGCCGGCTAAAAAAGAATACCGTAAATACAAAACGCGTGAAGCCGCAAAGCATGATGATTATGGGGCGATGGCAGAGGTCGTACGCCGTCGCTATACGCGCGTACTTCGTGAAAATTTGCCGTTACCAGATTTAATCGTAATCGATGGTGGGAAAGGGCAAATGGAAGTGGCACGTGAAGTGATTGAAGACGAGCTGGGTCTCATAATTCCAATTGCTGGTCTTGCAAAGGACGACAAGCATAATACGTCACAGCTATTATTTGGTAACCCACCTGAAGTCGTACCATTAAAGCGTACTAGTGACGGATTTTATTTATTGCAGCGCATTCAAGATGAGGTACACCGATTTGCGATTACGTTTTTACGTCAGCAACGCCAAACAAATGCAATTCAATCTGTACTAGATGAAATTGATGGTGTCGGGCCAAAGCGTAAGCAACAATTGATGAAACATTTTGGCTCGGTGAAAAAAATACGTGAGGCAAGTGAGTTACAATTACATGAAGCGGGTATGCCACCAAAGCTAGCAGAGGCGATTTATCAACACTTTCATAACCCGTCATTGAAATCGAACTAG
- the trxA gene encoding thioredoxin: MAIVHGTDQTFAQEISNGVVLVDFWAAWCGPCKMIAPVLEELDAEIGNDVKIVKVDVDNNQGTAAEYQIMSIPSLLLFVDGQLKAKTAGFMPKEALIDFINDNK; encoded by the coding sequence ATGGCAATTGTACACGGTACAGATCAAACTTTCGCACAAGAAATTTCAAATGGTGTAGTTTTAGTAGACTTTTGGGCAGCATGGTGTGGTCCATGTAAAATGATCGCTCCAGTTCTTGAAGAATTAGATGCAGAAATCGGTAACGACGTAAAAATCGTAAAAGTAGATGTAGATAACAACCAAGGTACTGCTGCTGAGTATCAAATCATGTCAATCCCATCATTATTATTATTTGTAGATGGCCAATTAAAAGCAAAAACAGCTGGCTTCATGCCAAAAGAAGCGTTAATCGATTTCATTAACGACAATAAATAA
- a CDS encoding M42 family metallopeptidase has product MTVITINKERVLQIATDLLQQHSPTGYCHEIMNTIEAFVHQTGYSFERTLKGGGIITIPGANEGKVIGLSAHVDTLGAMVRSITGHGTLKFTLLGGPLVPTWDGEYVFVRTRDGRTYSGTILSTSPSVHVFEDSKSKKREPQFMEVRLDERVKTKDDVLKLGIGVGDFIFIDPKTTVTESGFLKSRFIDDKGSVACLLALLEIMKQEAIVPAYPVKIVISNYEEVGHGSSYIPADITEYISVDMGCIGDDLSCTEYDVSICAKDSSGPYDYEMTSTFIELAQENNLQYAVDIYPMYGSDTSAALRGGNNIKGALIGPGVHASHGMERTHYEALENTMKLIYLYITKK; this is encoded by the coding sequence ATTACAGTGATTACAATTAATAAAGAACGGGTACTTCAAATCGCGACGGACTTATTACAGCAACATAGTCCTACTGGCTATTGCCATGAAATTATGAATACGATTGAAGCATTTGTTCATCAAACAGGCTATTCATTTGAACGCACATTAAAGGGCGGAGGAATTATTACGATTCCAGGGGCCAATGAAGGGAAGGTAATCGGACTATCTGCGCACGTGGATACACTCGGTGCTATGGTACGTTCGATTACTGGTCATGGCACACTAAAATTCACACTTCTTGGTGGTCCGCTCGTTCCAACTTGGGATGGCGAATATGTATTTGTTCGTACTAGAGACGGCAGAACATATAGCGGTACAATCCTAAGCACAAGTCCATCAGTACATGTCTTTGAAGATAGTAAATCCAAAAAACGTGAACCTCAGTTTATGGAAGTGCGTCTCGATGAACGCGTAAAAACAAAGGACGATGTGTTAAAGCTTGGCATCGGCGTTGGAGACTTTATTTTTATTGACCCGAAAACGACTGTAACAGAAAGTGGCTTTTTGAAATCTCGTTTCATTGATGACAAAGGCAGTGTGGCATGCTTATTAGCGCTACTTGAAATTATGAAGCAAGAAGCCATCGTGCCAGCGTATCCCGTGAAAATTGTCATTTCTAACTATGAAGAGGTTGGTCATGGTTCATCGTATATTCCTGCTGATATTACGGAATATATTTCTGTTGATATGGGCTGTATCGGTGATGATTTAAGCTGTACAGAATACGATGTTTCGATTTGTGCTAAGGATTCAAGTGGTCCGTATGATTACGAAATGACTTCAACATTTATTGAATTGGCACAAGAAAATAACTTGCAATACGCGGTTGATATTTATCCAATGTATGGTTCCGATACAAGCGCTGCATTGCGTGGTGGTAATAATATTAAAGGTGCCTTAATTGGACCGGGTGTTCATGCTTCACACGGCATGGAACGCACGCATTACGAGGCATTGGAAAACACGATGAAATTAATCTATCTTTACATTACAAAAAAATAA
- a CDS encoding electron transfer flavoprotein subunit alpha/FixB family protein — translation MSKKVLVLGEVREGNLRNVSFEAIAAGSKIADGGEVVGLLVGDAVAGLANELIAYGASRVVTVEHPHLKNYTSDGYSQAILAVIEQEKPEAIVFGHTSLGKDLSPKIASRLQSGLVSDVTEIEGAGDDTVFIRPIYSGKAFEKVKIKDGVIFATIRPNNIAPLEKNAGRSGDVSAVNVDITNLRTIIKEVVRKSTEGVDLSEAKVVVAGGRGVKSEEGFEPLKELANLLGGAVGASRGACDAEYCDYSLQIGQTGKVVTPDLYIAAGISGAIQHLAGMSNSKVIVAINKDPEANIFKVADYGIVGDLFEVVPMLIEEFKALKVNA, via the coding sequence ATGTCAAAGAAAGTTTTAGTGTTAGGTGAGGTTCGTGAAGGGAACTTACGTAACGTTTCATTCGAAGCAATTGCAGCAGGTTCAAAAATCGCTGATGGCGGTGAAGTAGTAGGATTATTAGTGGGGGATGCCGTAGCAGGTCTAGCAAACGAGCTAATCGCATATGGGGCAAGCCGTGTCGTTACAGTGGAGCATCCACACTTAAAAAATTACACATCTGATGGCTACAGCCAAGCCATTTTAGCTGTTATTGAGCAAGAAAAACCAGAAGCAATCGTGTTTGGTCATACGTCATTAGGAAAAGACTTATCACCAAAAATCGCGTCTCGCTTACAATCTGGTTTAGTTTCAGACGTAACAGAAATTGAAGGCGCTGGTGATGACACAGTATTCATCCGTCCGATTTATTCTGGTAAAGCGTTTGAAAAAGTAAAAATCAAGGACGGTGTAATTTTTGCCACAATTCGTCCAAACAATATCGCACCGTTAGAAAAAAATGCAGGTCGCTCAGGTGATGTATCTGCAGTGAATGTAGATATTACAAACTTACGTACAATCATTAAAGAAGTTGTTCGTAAATCAACTGAAGGTGTAGACTTATCTGAAGCAAAAGTAGTGGTTGCAGGAGGTCGTGGTGTAAAATCAGAGGAAGGCTTTGAGCCATTAAAAGAGCTTGCAAACTTACTAGGTGGTGCAGTTGGTGCTTCTCGTGGTGCATGTGACGCGGAATACTGTGATTACTCATTACAAATCGGTCAAACGGGTAAAGTTGTAACACCTGATCTTTACATCGCTGCTGGTATTTCTGGAGCAATCCAGCACTTAGCAGGTATGTCGAATTCTAAAGTAATCGTAGCGATTAACAAAGACCCAGAGGCGAATATCTTCAAAGTAGCGGACTATGGTATCGTAGGCGACTTATTCGAAGTTGTGCCAATGTTAATCGAAGAATTCAAAGCTTTAAAAGTAAACGCATAA
- a CDS encoding electron transfer flavoprotein subunit beta/FixA family protein: MNIYVLVKRTFDTEEKIVVTGGKIQEDGAEFIINPYDEYAIEEAIQKRDALGGKVTVVTIGGEDAEKQLRTALAMGADEAVLINTEDDLDELDQYSAAYILAEYLKDKEADLILAGNVAIDGGSGQVGPRLADLLGINYVTTITSLEIDGTNVKIVRDIEGDSEVLETSLPLLVTAQQGLNEPRYPSLPGIMKAKKKPLAELELDDLDIDEDDVEVKVETVEIYLPPQKAAGRVLSGDLSDQVKELVSLLHNEAKVV; the protein is encoded by the coding sequence ATGAATATTTATGTATTAGTAAAACGTACTTTTGACACGGAAGAAAAAATCGTCGTTACAGGCGGTAAAATTCAAGAAGATGGTGCTGAGTTCATCATTAACCCATACGATGAGTATGCAATTGAAGAAGCTATTCAAAAGCGTGATGCATTAGGCGGTAAAGTAACGGTTGTCACAATTGGTGGCGAAGATGCTGAAAAGCAATTACGTACAGCTTTAGCGATGGGCGCAGATGAAGCCGTGTTAATTAATACAGAAGACGATTTAGATGAATTAGATCAATATTCAGCAGCTTATATTTTAGCGGAATATTTAAAAGACAAAGAAGCAGATTTAATTTTAGCGGGTAACGTGGCAATCGATGGTGGTTCAGGTCAAGTGGGACCTCGTTTAGCAGACCTACTAGGCATTAACTATGTAACAACAATTACTTCATTAGAAATCGATGGCACGAACGTGAAAATTGTTCGTGATATCGAAGGGGACTCTGAAGTATTAGAAACTTCTTTACCATTATTAGTAACAGCTCAACAAGGGTTGAATGAGCCTCGCTACCCATCTTTACCAGGGATTATGAAGGCAAAGAAAAAGCCGCTTGCAGAACTTGAGCTAGATGATTTAGATATCGATGAAGATGATGTTGAAGTAAAAGTAGAAACAGTAGAAATTTATTTACCACCACAAAAAGCAGCGGGTCGCGTATTATCAGGAGACCTTTCTGATCAGGTAAAAGAATTAGTAAGCCTATTACACAACGAAGCAAAAGTTGTCTAA
- a CDS encoding enoyl-CoA hydratase produces the protein MEFLSWKVEDHVAIATISRPPANALSQGLIQDVNALLDAVEQDEAVRVVVIHGEGRFFSAGADIKEFTSVQSGEEFAGLAKNGQDVFERLENFSKPVIAAIHGAALGGGLELAMGCHMRFVTENAKLGLPELSLGIIPGFAGTQRLPRYVGVAKAAEMMFTSEPISGTEAVNWGLANRAFSDEDLLPETLVIAKKIAKKSPIALKTAIQMLQYSKTASFYDGVAAEANSFGEVFVSADAKEGIQAFIDKREPVFTGK, from the coding sequence ATGGAGTTTCTAAGTTGGAAAGTAGAAGATCACGTAGCCATTGCGACAATTTCTAGACCGCCAGCGAATGCGCTTTCACAAGGCTTAATCCAAGATGTTAATGCATTACTGGACGCTGTAGAACAGGATGAAGCAGTACGCGTAGTAGTTATTCATGGAGAAGGGCGATTTTTCTCTGCAGGTGCTGACATTAAAGAATTTACAAGCGTACAGTCAGGTGAGGAATTCGCTGGATTAGCGAAAAATGGTCAGGACGTATTCGAACGACTCGAAAACTTTTCAAAACCGGTGATCGCGGCGATTCATGGTGCGGCATTAGGTGGAGGATTGGAGCTTGCGATGGGCTGTCATATGCGATTCGTCACTGAAAATGCGAAGCTTGGCTTACCAGAGCTTTCATTAGGCATTATTCCTGGCTTTGCAGGTACACAGCGTTTACCACGTTATGTTGGGGTAGCTAAAGCGGCGGAAATGATGTTTACAAGTGAACCAATTTCAGGTACAGAAGCAGTCAATTGGGGATTAGCAAACCGTGCATTCTCCGATGAAGACTTATTACCAGAAACACTTGTGATTGCAAAAAAAATTGCCAAAAAGTCACCAATCGCATTAAAAACAGCCATTCAAATGCTGCAATATTCAAAAACAGCTTCATTTTACGATGGGGTGGCAGCAGAGGCAAATAGCTTTGGTGAAGTATTTGTATCAGCTGATGCAAAAGAAGGCATTCAAGCATTTATCGATAAACGTGAGCCAGTATTTACAGGTAAATAA
- a CDS encoding TetR/AcrR family transcriptional regulator: protein MKRNKPKYMQIVDAAVIAIAENGYHQAQVSKIAKQAGVADGTIYLYFKNKEDILISVFQEKMGIFVENLQVIIKSGETSSEKLSKMIENHFHVLSSDRHLATVTQLELRQSNKELRLKINAILKEYLILLDQILIEGMLNGEFNQTMDVRIARQMVFGTIDEITTTWVMNDYRYDLMEQAPKIQQLLFNALKA from the coding sequence TTGAAACGAAATAAACCCAAGTATATGCAAATAGTAGATGCTGCAGTCATTGCAATCGCGGAGAATGGCTATCATCAAGCACAGGTATCTAAAATTGCAAAACAGGCTGGTGTAGCTGATGGAACGATCTATTTATATTTTAAAAACAAAGAAGATATATTAATTTCTGTGTTTCAGGAAAAAATGGGTATTTTCGTAGAGAATTTACAGGTTATAATAAAAAGTGGAGAAACGTCTTCAGAAAAGTTAAGCAAAATGATTGAAAACCATTTCCATGTATTATCGAGTGATCGCCATTTAGCAACAGTAACGCAATTAGAGTTAAGGCAGTCGAATAAAGAACTACGCTTGAAAATTAATGCGATACTTAAAGAGTATTTAATTTTACTAGATCAAATTCTAATCGAAGGCATGCTAAATGGAGAGTTTAATCAAACGATGGATGTTCGTATTGCGCGTCAAATGGTATTCGGTACCATTGACGAAATTACGACAACATGGGTAATGAATGATTATCGCTATGACTTAATGGAACAAGCTCCAAAAATTCAGCAATTATTATTTAACGCATTGAAAGCATAG
- a CDS encoding long-chain-fatty-acid--CoA ligase: MTEKVWLSSYPKEVPHMIDLPQIPVHQFLTDAFNEVPEKVAIHFMGRELTYKELYQSALKFANYLRSLGVEKGDRVAIMLPNCPQSVIAYYGVLYAGGIVVQTNPLYTERELQYQMADSGAKVILVMDILYPRTMKIINETNIENVIVTGIKDYLPFPKNLVYPFIQKKQYGFSVKVEHSGMNHLFTEIMKSATATEFTVDFDFENDLALLQYTGGTTGFPKGVMLTHKNLIANTMMCDAWMYKCEKGQEIILGILPFFHVYGMTTVLVLSIMQQGKMVLLPKFDVEQALKTIDKQKPTLFPGAPTMYIGLLNHPDLSKYDLSSIKACLSGSAPLPLEVQEKFEALTGGRLVEGYGLTETSPVTHANPIWENRINGSIGLPWPNTEAAVLRSGETEVLPPGEVGEIAVKGPQVMKGYWNRPEDTAMTFNDGWFLTGDLGYMDEKGYFYVVDRKKDMIIAGGFNIYPREVEEVLYEHEAIQECVVAGIPDPYRGETVKAYIVLKEGKTVTDKELNEFCRKNLAAYKVPRYYEFRTELPKTAVGKILRRTLVEEEKQKMLEQEAN, translated from the coding sequence ATGACAGAAAAAGTATGGCTCTCGAGTTATCCTAAGGAAGTCCCGCACATGATTGATTTACCTCAAATACCGGTACACCAATTTTTGACAGACGCCTTTAATGAGGTACCAGAAAAAGTAGCGATTCACTTCATGGGGAGGGAGCTGACGTACAAAGAGTTGTATCAATCGGCATTAAAATTTGCGAATTATTTACGTTCTCTAGGGGTGGAGAAGGGTGACCGTGTCGCAATTATGCTACCGAACTGTCCGCAATCCGTAATTGCTTATTATGGTGTTTTATACGCTGGAGGGATTGTTGTTCAAACAAATCCATTGTACACCGAGCGTGAGTTGCAATATCAGATGGCTGATTCTGGCGCAAAAGTGATTTTAGTGATGGATATTTTATATCCACGTACAATGAAAATTATTAATGAAACGAATATTGAAAACGTGATTGTGACAGGCATTAAAGATTATTTACCGTTCCCGAAAAATTTGGTCTATCCATTTATTCAGAAAAAACAATACGGCTTCAGTGTAAAAGTAGAGCATAGTGGTATGAATCATTTGTTCACAGAAATTATGAAGTCAGCAACGGCAACGGAATTTACTGTAGATTTTGATTTTGAAAATGATTTAGCATTGCTACAATATACAGGAGGAACAACAGGCTTTCCAAAAGGTGTCATGCTAACGCATAAAAACTTAATCGCGAATACGATGATGTGTGATGCATGGATGTATAAATGCGAAAAAGGTCAAGAAATCATTTTAGGAATTTTACCATTCTTCCACGTATATGGTATGACGACCGTTCTTGTGCTTTCAATCATGCAACAAGGGAAAATGGTGTTGCTACCAAAGTTTGATGTAGAGCAGGCATTAAAAACAATTGATAAACAAAAGCCAACTTTATTCCCCGGGGCACCGACCATGTATATCGGACTATTAAATCACCCGGATTTATCGAAATATGATCTTTCTTCCATCAAGGCATGTTTGAGCGGTTCTGCGCCATTACCGCTGGAAGTGCAAGAAAAGTTTGAAGCATTAACAGGTGGTCGTTTAGTGGAAGGCTATGGATTAACTGAAACATCGCCAGTAACACATGCAAATCCAATTTGGGAAAATCGCATTAACGGTTCGATCGGCTTACCTTGGCCAAATACAGAGGCTGCCGTGCTTCGTTCTGGTGAAACAGAGGTATTACCTCCAGGTGAAGTAGGCGAGATTGCAGTTAAAGGGCCACAAGTAATGAAAGGCTACTGGAATCGCCCAGAAGATACGGCGATGACGTTTAATGATGGCTGGTTCTTAACGGGTGACTTAGGCTATATGGATGAAAAAGGCTATTTCTATGTAGTAGACCGTAAAAAAGATATGATTATCGCTGGTGGCTTCAATATTTATCCACGTGAAGTAGAGGAAGTCCTATATGAGCATGAGGCCATTCAGGAATGTGTTGTGGCAGGAATTCCTGACCCTTACCGTGGGGAAACGGTCAAAGCTTATATCGTTCTTAAAGAGGGCAAAACTGTGACGGATAAAGAATTAAATGAATTTTGCCGTAAAAATTTAGCAGCATACAAAGTCCCGCGCTATTATGAATTCCGTACAGAATTACCAAAAACAGCTGTAGGGAAAATTTTACGCCGTACATTAGTAGAAGAAGAAAAACAAAAAATGCTAGAACAAGAAGCAAATTAA
- a CDS encoding methyltransferase domain-containing protein, whose translation MQLSIYTKNPHAKAISHLLAKNPATVYERHVKGHAVRFVYHQMTDDELYASIFVTPDSLALVKDNEAFDITHYINDREFAVSTIFLSLIRSALGTALNGKPKDDYLTYANMAFPFTFEFGPISSSLTDEEIRNLWEPLGYEVTIDAMTSAKRARFLTLTNSITLQKALQQLFILIPVMDDYKHYFIDEAERERLQKYGEGWLEAHPMRDFIFKKALRFKQLFMTKNNEQKAVKPSLNTQRYEAIAHTVAALNPKTVIDMGAGEGKLSMLLAQMNTLTKLYSVDPSNQALAKMQKRFADTHFASAPIIKWGSLYYEDKEFTGVDVFILCEVIEHLEEERLPQIMQLITQTYAPKHVIITTPNAEYNAVYELEEMRHDDHRFEWTRQQFETWCKEIAPHYDCQFKGIGDLHAQYGTPTQMCIMTRRDSHAI comes from the coding sequence ATGCAATTATCTATTTATACAAAAAATCCGCATGCAAAAGCAATTTCTCATTTACTAGCAAAAAATCCAGCAACTGTTTATGAGCGCCATGTAAAAGGTCATGCGGTTCGATTTGTTTATCATCAAATGACAGATGACGAATTATACGCGTCCATATTTGTTACGCCGGATTCACTAGCACTTGTGAAAGACAATGAAGCGTTTGATATCACCCACTATATTAATGACCGCGAATTTGCTGTAAGTACTATTTTCTTATCACTTATTCGCTCAGCTTTAGGCACAGCGCTTAACGGCAAGCCTAAGGACGATTATTTAACCTATGCAAACATGGCGTTTCCATTTACGTTTGAGTTCGGTCCAATTTCTTCGAGCTTAACAGATGAGGAAATTCGTAACTTATGGGAACCATTGGGCTATGAAGTAACGATTGATGCCATGACATCTGCTAAACGCGCTCGCTTTTTGACGCTCACAAACAGCATTACATTACAAAAAGCATTACAGCAACTATTCATTTTAATTCCTGTCATGGATGACTATAAGCATTATTTTATTGACGAAGCCGAGCGTGAACGACTACAAAAGTATGGTGAGGGCTGGCTAGAAGCTCATCCAATGCGTGATTTCATTTTTAAAAAAGCATTGCGCTTTAAGCAATTGTTCATGACAAAAAACAATGAGCAAAAAGCTGTAAAGCCATCGTTAAATACGCAGCGCTATGAAGCAATTGCACATACGGTTGCCGCTTTAAATCCTAAAACGGTCATCGATATGGGGGCTGGAGAAGGAAAATTATCGATGCTACTTGCGCAAATGAACACTCTAACCAAGCTGTATAGTGTAGATCCTAGCAATCAGGCACTTGCTAAAATGCAGAAGCGCTTTGCAGATACGCATTTTGCTTCAGCCCCTATTATTAAGTGGGGCTCCCTCTACTATGAGGATAAAGAGTTTACAGGGGTAGACGTCTTTATTTTATGCGAGGTGATTGAGCATCTTGAGGAGGAAAGATTACCTCAAATTATGCAGCTAATTACACAAACATATGCACCAAAGCATGTCATTATTACGACGCCAAACGCGGAATACAACGCTGTATATGAGCTGGAGGAAATGCGCCATGATGACCATCGCTTTGAATGGACACGTCAGCAGTTTGAAACGTGGTGCAAAGAGATAGCACCCCACTATGACTGCCAATTCAAAGGAATCGGTGATCTGCATGCGCAATACGGTACGCCTACTCAAATGTGTATCATGACAAGGAGAGATTCCCATGCAATTTAA